GGCCTCATCGCCGCCCGTCCCAACGTCGGCCGACGCGCGTCCCCGGCCGCCCGCGGCGCCTCGCCGCGCACATCACGGCGCCCCCCGCGAACGCAGCAGCCCGCCCTCGAGCGCGAAGATCCGGTCGGCGATCCCGACGACCTCCGGGCTGTGCGTGACCATCAACATCGTCTTGCCGGCGCGCCGGGTCAGCCGATCGAGCAGATCGAGCACCTTGCGCCCCGTCTCGAGGTCGAGGTTTCCCGTCGGCTCGTCGGCGAGGACCAGCGCGGGGTCGTGGACGAGCGCGCGCGCCACCGCGATCCGCTGCTGCTCGCCCCCCGAGAGGCGATCCGGATGCGCGCGGGCGCGGTCCTCGAGCTCGACGTCGGCGAGCAGCGCCCGCGCGCGCCGTTCCCCCGCCGCGTCGCGCCGCCCGTCGAGCTCCAGCGGCAGCAGCAGGTTCTCGAGCACCGTCAGCTGCGGCAGCAAGTTGTAGAACTGAAAGACGAAGCCGACCGACCGCCGCCGGAACAGCGTCCGCGCCCCCTCGTCGAGCGCGTGGAGCGCGCGCCCCGCGACGTGGACCTCGCCGCCGTCCGGAAGATCGAGCGCGCCGACGAGATTGAGCAGCGTCGACTTGCCGCTGCCGCTCTTGCCGAGCAGCACCGCGATCTCCCCCTCCTCGACGACCGCGCTCGCGCCGCGCAGCACGACATGATCCCGCTCCCCCTCGCGGTAGCTCTTGGAGACGTTCCGGATTTCGACGAGTGGGCGCGCCATCGTTCCGCCGTGGGCGGAAAGGTACGCTCCCCCGCCCCCCAAGCAACGCGCGCCGCGCTTTCACGGACCGCGATCCCCGTAGGGGAGGCTGGCGCGTCCCGACCATCGTGACCCCGCTCAAGCCCCCTCCGCGCCTGCCTCCCGACGCGATTCACGCGGAGCCAAAGGCCTTTCGCGACGAAAGGCAACGTTCCGCGAGGTCCACGTCGGGCGGCAGGCGCGGTGGAAGCGCCGTCGTTCCGACGATCATCGGGCCGCGCCAGCCGCCCCTGCAGGACCCACCCGCCCCACGCGCGAATCAGAACGCACGCCGATCAGAACGCGCGCCGATCAGGACGCGCGCCGATCAGAACGCGCGACCAAGACCGACAAGCGCGTCGGGGCGGCGGGGGCGGCGGCGGAGCATTGCCCCGTCGCGGAGCCGCCGCCCCCGTCGCACGACGCGCGTGCCGCGAGCCGCACGCGCCCGAAAGCCGCGCCGCGCGACGCGCCAAGACGAGCGCGAATCAACGCCGCGGCGCGAGGCGACGGAGGACGCACGAACCATCCAACAAGGAAATCCCCCGCGCGGACACGCAACAAGTCGCGCGACCAAAGACGACAGCACGTCGTGCGTGCGGGGGCGGCGGCGCAGCCGTTGCCCCGTGGCTGCGCCGCCGCCCCCGCCGCGCGACGCGCGTCCCTCGAGACCCGCGGGCAGTACGCAGCCGAAACCCGCGGAGGCAGCCGTCAGACCCGCGCCTCGAGATAAGGCCGCAGCGCCTCCGGAATCTCGATCGAGCCGTCCGGCTTCTGG
This DNA window, taken from bacterium, encodes the following:
- a CDS encoding ABC transporter ATP-binding protein, yielding MARPLVEIRNVSKSYREGERDHVVLRGASAVVEEGEIAVLLGKSGSGKSTLLNLVGALDLPDGGEVHVAGRALHALDEGARTLFRRRSVGFVFQFYNLLPQLTVLENLLLPLELDGRRDAAGERRARALLADVELEDRARAHPDRLSGGEQQRIAVARALVHDPALVLADEPTGNLDLETGRKVLDLLDRLTRRAGKTMLMVTHSPEVVGIADRIFALEGGLLRSRGAP